The following DNA comes from Methanotorris formicicus Mc-S-70.
AAGTTAAGGAAGGAAATGGGGTTGAAATTAAGGATGAAAAGTTCAAACCGTATATCAACTTAATTGGAGAATACAGCCACATATACAATATAAAGGATGAAGATGGAAAATTAGGGCTTGTTGATTCATTAGAACTTGTCTCTGATTACGATACTTGGGATTATGAAGTTTTATTCACTACAAAAGATGGAAAACCCTTAGGAGTTAGGGTTTACAAAAATGGCTCATTATATATCTTACATCCTCCAAAAGAAGGATTTAATGACTTTATGGGATTGATAGACACAATAAAAGAAATTATAAAATAAACGTGGTGTAATTATGACAAGTAAAGCAATTGAAGATTTCAAAATAACCTCATTTAAAATAACATTAAAAAAAGATGGTTTGCCAAGATGTAGTACCAAAACTACGCCTGGAGTAATAACACAAAGAAGTTGTGTATACTATGGAGCAAGATGGATTTTAGCACCAATAAAAAATACCATCCATGTAGTTCACGGTCCTGTTGGATGTGCTTACTATGGTGCCTATGTAAGAAAAAAGAACTATATGGTGGTTTCATCTGATGCCAATGAAGTTGATATTATATACGGTGGAGAGGAAAAGTTATTCAACACAATAATAGAATCTGCAAAGGAACTTAAAGGGGATGTAATATTCGTATATGTGACATGCCCAACAGCACTAAACGGAGATGATGTTGAAGGAGTATGTAGAAGAGCAGAAAAAACCTTGAAGATTCCTGTAATTCCGGTCTATTGTCCAGGATTTTGTGGATATCACCAATCAAAAGGGCATGAAATTGGTATGATGGCATTGTTTAGATTGATAGATAAGGAACCATTGGATGAAAAGACCGATGATATAATAAATGAAAAATATGAAGAAAGAAAGAAAACTATAGTTAGATTAGCCACACGGTTAAAGAAAAACCATAAAATCAAAAATTATCCATTAAGATACAATCATATTAAAAAAGTAGAAAAATCCCATAACAATAAAGAGGATTATAAGTATGCAGTAAACATCATTGGGGAGTTTGATGTTGCGGATGATTTAAAAGTAATAAAAGATTTATTGAGTAAATTAGGCATAAAGGTTATTTGCACGTTCACTGGAGATTGTGATGTTAAGAACATAATGGAATCAAAAAAGGCAAAATTAAACTTAATTCATTGTAGAGCAACTGGGAAACATATTGCTAATTACATGGAAGAAAAATATGGTATCCCACAATTGAAGGTTTCATTCTTTGGCATTACAAATACTCAAAAATCCCTATTAGATATTGGAAAGTTCTTTGGAATTGAGGATAAAGTTGTGAGATTGATAAATGAGGAATACAAAAGAATAGAAAAAGAACTAAACTACTACTTGGAAAAACTTGAAAATAAAAGAGTTGGTATATTCATGGGTGGTTCAAAGATAGGAATGCTTTCAAGTGCATTTAGAGACATGGGTATGGATGTTGTTGTTGTAGGTTCCCAGTTTGGAAGTTTGGAGGACTACTTAGAGGCATATATGAATGTTGATGAAGATACAGTTCTAATTGACGATGCATCGAATATTGATTTACAACTCCTCATGGAAAATAAAAGACCTGACATATTTGTTGGA
Coding sequences within:
- a CDS encoding nitrogenase component 1, with product MTSKAIEDFKITSFKITLKKDGLPRCSTKTTPGVITQRSCVYYGARWILAPIKNTIHVVHGPVGCAYYGAYVRKKNYMVVSSDANEVDIIYGGEEKLFNTIIESAKELKGDVIFVYVTCPTALNGDDVEGVCRRAEKTLKIPVIPVYCPGFCGYHQSKGHEIGMMALFRLIDKEPLDEKTDDIINEKYEERKKTIVRLATRLKKNHKIKNYPLRYNHIKKVEKSHNNKEDYKYAVNIIGEFDVADDLKVIKDLLSKLGIKVICTFTGDCDVKNIMESKKAKLNLIHCRATGKHIANYMEEKYGIPQLKVSFFGITNTQKSLLDIGKFFGIEDKVVRLINEEYKRIEKELNYYLEKLENKRVGIFMGGSKIGMLSSAFRDMGMDVVVVGSQFGSLEDYLEAYMNVDEDTVLIDDASNIDLQLLMENKRPDIFVGGTKEKFLSLKVGIPFISFPQDDYPFTGFVGFLNFAKEVYRNIYHPIWKMIEFNMGCFLK